The genomic interval CGTCGAAGGCGACCTTGAAGGCGAAGGCCCCCGGCGGGGCGAGGAAGTCGCAGAGCATGGCCAGCGGCCGGCCGTCCAGGGATAGCTCGAGCATCCGCAGCTGGCCGCGCGCATGGGCGGCCCTGGCGACCTCCTCGAAGTAGCGGCGGCAGGCGTCGCGGCAGCTGATCGCCGAGCGCGAGCGCCCCTTCCAGCCCTTCGATTCCAGGGCGACGAAGGCCGACAGCCAGGCCTCGAGATCCTCGCCGTGCGCTTGCAGCACGCGCAGGCGCAGATCGCCCAGCTCGGCCAGGCGCCGGTGCAGCCGCCGGTACTCGCGGCGCCGCTTGCCCGGCAGGGCGCGCTCCAGATAGCCCTCGGCATCGTCCCCCGGCTCGATTAGCGCACGCGCGCTGCGGGCACCCTCGTGGAAATGCAGGCCCTCGTCGGCCAGGGTGCTGCGCAGAGCCGTGGCCAGCGGCCCGTCGGCGGGCGCATCGCGCAGCACCAGCAGCGAATACCGGCGGCGGTACGCGTGCAGCCAGCGCAGGAAGGCGCGCATGACCGCCCGCTCGCGGCCCTGGCGCACCAGGGGCGCCACCGAAAAGCAGTAGCGGTGGCGGAACATCCTGGCCACCCGCAGCGGCGACAGGGCGCAGCCGGCCGGCTCGAGCAGGGGGAAGAAGCCGTCCAGCACCGGCTCCTCCCCGGCTCCGGCCGGGCGGATCACGAACACCAGCGCGAAGCGCCGGTCGCCGCTCAGATGCTCGAGGGCCGGCAGCAGGGCCCAGGGCGAATAGAACACATTGGGCTCGGCGGCCGCGCGGGCCAGTTCCTCCCAGTCCTCCAGGCAGGGGCCGAGATCCTCCGGGGAACGGGCCAGCGCGATGCGGTAGCCGCCGTAGAGGGGTATGGTCGAGGCGTGATCGAGGGCCTTACGAAGCATGATGTTCGCGCATCCTGCACGATTGAGCATGAAAGTGGCATGAACGGGCATCAGCGACCGCCGTACCGCCACTCCCGCGCGGATCCGCTCAGGACTATAGACGGCCATGTGCGATACGCGAGGGGAGAAACGTATCCATGTTATTCACAGCGCCGGGATACCCAGCTGCTACGCTGCTCTACAGCAGACCAGGAGCTGTCGTCGTTTTGGCGTGAGCCACGTTGCCGCAGGAATCGAGCCTACCCTGAGGCGTCGACAGACCCCGAGCGAGCCCCCATCGAGAACGGACCTCATCATGGACTATCGCTTTCAATGGACGACCAGCCTCTGCGCCCCCGACTTCCCCCACGAGGCCTATGCCAGGCTCCATGCGCTGGTGCCGCAGGCCACTCCGTTCAATCACCTCGGCTGGCTGCAGGCCGCCGAACGCGCCCTCGAACCGGGACAGCGTCTGCATGTGCTGCTGGCCTGGGCGGACCAGGAGCTGCGCCTGTGCCTGCCGCTGGTCTGCAGCCGCGAGCGCCGCTTCGGCCTGCGCTGGACGGTGCTGCGCCATCTCGGCTATCCGCTCGGCGACCGCATCGCCCTGCTCTGCCGGCTCGACGAGCACGGCCGGCGCCAGGCGCGGGCGGCCATCCACCGCCATCTGCCGCACGCCCTCCTGCAACTGCACGAACTGGTCGAAGGCGGCGAGCAGCAGGTCCTGCTCGAGGGCTGGGCCGCGGCCAGCTCGACCCACGAACGGCGCCCGACCTGCCGGGTGCCGGTGCATGCGATCGACGAGGACGACCGGCACGAGCCGTCCGGCGACCTGCGCTACAAGCTGCGCCGGGCGCGCAAGCGCACGGCCGCCTGCGATGCCCGGGTGCGCCGCCTGACGCCGGACGGCGCGAGCATCGACGCCGCACTGGAGGCCATCGCCGCGGTCGAGCAGGCCAGCTGGAAGGGCGAGCAGGGCGTCGGCATCTTCTCCGGCGAACGGCGCCGGCAGTGGATGCGCGAGGCCTTCGCCGATCTCGCCGCGGCCGGCCTGGTGCGCATCGTCCTGCTCGAACACCAGGGCCGCTGCATCAGCTACCGCCTGGGGCTTCTGGAGCGCGGCCGGCTGTACGACTACAACCTGGCCTTCCTGCCCGACTACGCCGAGCTCGGCAGCGGCCGCCTGCTGCTGGACGAGTGGATCCGCTGGGGCCTGGAGGAAGGCTGGCAATACATCGACGCCTCGCGGGTCAGCCTCTACAACTCCAGCCATCAGCTGCACGAGCGCATGACCGGCGAGGTCCTGCAGCTGCGCTGGAGCCTCTACTCCTGGCGCCCCGACGGCATCGCCCTGGGCCTGGCCTATCGCCTGTGGAGCGCCCTCAAGGCCCGGCGCCCGGGCATCGCGGCCCCCTCCTCGCCGAGTGCCGGAGAACGCCCATGCCCAGCCGAGTGATCATCAACGCCGACGATTTCGGCCTGGACCGCGAAGAGAACGCCGTCATCGTCCGCGCCTTCCGCTGCGGCCTGATCAGCTCGGCGACCCTGATGGCGAACATGCCGGCGTTCGCCCAGGCCTGCGCGCTGATCCATGCCGAGGGCCTGCACGGCCGGGTCGGCCTGCACGTCAACCTCACCTACGGCCGCCCGCTGAGCAGCGCCATCGCCCACCTGTCCTGCTTCTGCGACGAAGCCGGCGAATTCCGGCTGCGCCTGCCGCGCCATCGCCTGTGGCTGGGCCGCGCCGCGCGCACGGCGATCGACGAGGAACTGGAAGCGCAATGGCAGCATTGCCTGCACCACGGGGTGCGGCCCAGCCACCTGGACTCCCACCAGCACGTGCACAACATCTGGCCGATCGGCGAGCAGCTGGCGCGCTTCGCCGCCGCCCGGGGCGTGCCGCTGCGCCTGGCGCGCAACCTGGGCGGCAATTTCAGCCCGGCCAAGCGGCTGTTCAAGACCCTGCTCAACCGGCGCCTGCGCCAGCTGGCCGGGCGCTGCGCCGAATACGTCTGCACCCCGGCCGACCTGCGCGACCAGCCCCTGCCGGCGCAGGGCACCCTGGAGGTGATCGCCCACCCCTGCAACCTGGGCGGGGACTTCGGCGACGCCTACCTGACGCCCGGCGAATCCCTCGCCGCCCTGCTCGAGCGCCGCCTGGGCAACATCCCGCGGGTCGCCTACAGCACCATGGAAACGCCCGCGGCCGCCCCGTGCCTCCCGTGACTGGCCGTCTCCTCATCGGCCGCCGGGGACGGCCCGGTAGTGCATCGACCAGCCCAGGCGCAGGCGCTGCCCGGGCGCCAGCAGCCTGAGTCCGGGCCGTCCCGGCAGGTGGTGGGCGTTGACCGGGTGGCTGACCGGCTCGAAGCAGAAGAAGTCCCTCCCTTTCGGGGTGTAGAGCAGAAACAGTCCGGCGCCCTCGGCCCGGCACTCCAGCGCATGGCCGGCATCCGCCTGGAGGATGCGGCAGCGCCCGTCCCAGCCGTCGAAGGCATGGTCGACCGTCGCCTGCGGCAGGGCGCGCGGCTCCCTGAAGTTCCACTCCGCCGGCAGGTCTATGAAGCGCTCGGGCAGCCGGCGACCGTCCTCGTGCCAGACGCCGCTCGCCAGCGCCTGCAGGCGGGTGGCCGGAGTGCGCGGCAGGTAGGGGTGCAGGCCGAGGCCGTACCAGGCCGGCGCGCTGCCCAGATGCTGTACCTCCAGCGCC from Azotobacter salinestris carries:
- a CDS encoding ChbG/HpnK family deacetylase, with the protein product MPSRVIINADDFGLDREENAVIVRAFRCGLISSATLMANMPAFAQACALIHAEGLHGRVGLHVNLTYGRPLSSAIAHLSCFCDEAGEFRLRLPRHRLWLGRAARTAIDEELEAQWQHCLHHGVRPSHLDSHQHVHNIWPIGEQLARFAAARGVPLRLARNLGGNFSPAKRLFKTLLNRRLRQLAGRCAEYVCTPADLRDQPLPAQGTLEVIAHPCNLGGDFGDAYLTPGESLAALLERRLGNIPRVAYSTMETPAAAPCLP
- a CDS encoding aldose 1-epimerase produces the protein MLILQDRLTRLTLAPEIGGSLAGWQALDSGRPLLRPASADDLASGSPRRLACYPLVPWSNRIDRGGFANPDGWLALAPNSPGEPLPIHGSAWQQPWRVLEQGAQHARLALDSASPFPYRAEQRIDLDEGRLDLALEVQHLGSAPAWYGLGLHPYLPRTPATRLQALASGVWHEDGRRLPERFIDLPAEWNFREPRALPQATVDHAFDGWDGRCRILQADAGHALECRAEGAGLFLLYTPKGRDFFCFEPVSHPVNAHHLPGRPGLRLLAPGQRLRLGWSMHYRAVPGGR
- a CDS encoding GNAT family N-acetyltransferase, producing MDYRFQWTTSLCAPDFPHEAYARLHALVPQATPFNHLGWLQAAERALEPGQRLHVLLAWADQELRLCLPLVCSRERRFGLRWTVLRHLGYPLGDRIALLCRLDEHGRRQARAAIHRHLPHALLQLHELVEGGEQQVLLEGWAAASSTHERRPTCRVPVHAIDEDDRHEPSGDLRYKLRRARKRTAACDARVRRLTPDGASIDAALEAIAAVEQASWKGEQGVGIFSGERRRQWMREAFADLAAAGLVRIVLLEHQGRCISYRLGLLERGRLYDYNLAFLPDYAELGSGRLLLDEWIRWGLEEGWQYIDASRVSLYNSSHQLHERMTGEVLQLRWSLYSWRPDGIALGLAYRLWSALKARRPGIAAPSSPSAGERPCPAE
- a CDS encoding GNAT family N-acetyltransferase, whose translation is MLRKALDHASTIPLYGGYRIALARSPEDLGPCLEDWEELARAAAEPNVFYSPWALLPALEHLSGDRRFALVFVIRPAGAGEEPVLDGFFPLLEPAGCALSPLRVARMFRHRYCFSVAPLVRQGRERAVMRAFLRWLHAYRRRYSLLVLRDAPADGPLATALRSTLADEGLHFHEGARSARALIEPGDDAEGYLERALPGKRRREYRRLHRRLAELGDLRLRVLQAHGEDLEAWLSAFVALESKGWKGRSRSAISCRDACRRYFEEVARAAHARGQLRMLELSLDGRPLAMLCDFLAPPGAFAFKVAFDEEYAHYSPGALLELECIRLLHELKVEGVQWMDSCASPESALSNRLWLERKSLCTFVLSSGTLAGDLWVDLYPYGKRLKGCWKRYQALLPVWLPS